The Cyanobacteria bacterium QS_8_64_29 DNA segment CCCCCACTATAACCTGTCCCATTCTTGTTATTTTAACGTTTGGAGTCGCAAATCAATAGGCGCCCTTCCTCTCACGCTTCAAATCTTTGATTGAAGCGGAGCATCCTGGCGCTACTTTGGTGAAAGAGGAGTCGCGCGCGCGGATGGGGCATGGCGGAGAGCCAATCGCCCGACTGGGGGCAGCTGCAGAAAGCGCTGGCGGTTGAAGCCGAGCGCGGGTTTATCGACACGGCCGGCCGACGGTACCGTTTTAGCGAGTTTTTGTGCCTGCAACTGGGCAAGCCGCCGGCCGGCCTCACCGGCAAGTGGCGGCGCCGCTGGCAACAGCTAGCTACTGAGTTCGCGCACTACCCGCAAAAGCCCATAGAGCAGCGGCAGCATCTGGTCGCCGAGACCCGCCGCTTGCTCCAAGCCGTGCAGCAATCGCAACAGCAGCCCGCCGCGCCAGCGGCCTCCCCATCGCCGCGCGCTGCCTCGGCGCGCGCCACCTATACCTCCCATGCGATTGGGTTAGAGCGCCCAGTGGATGAGCTGCCCGGTATTGGGGCGCATCGCAGCCGCCAGCTGGCCCAATTGGGTTTATCGACCGTGCGCGACCTCCTGTTTTACTACCCGCGCGACTACGTCGACTATGCCAACCAGGTCAACATTACCGATTTGGTGGCTGGCGAAACGGTGACCGTGGTGGGAACGGTCAAAAGCTGCCAGTGCTTTACCAGTCCGCGAAACCGCAAGCTGACTGTTTTTAAGCTCCGCCTGCGGGACGCAACCGGCCAGATCGAGCTCAGTCGCTTTTTGGCCGGCGCACGTTTTGCCCATCGCGGCTGGCAGGAACGCCAGCGGCGCCGGTACCCGCGCGGAACCGTCGTTGCTGCCTCGGGGTTGGTTAAGCGCGGCAAGTACGGCCTGACGCTCGATGCTCCCGAGATTGAGGTGCTGGAGGGGGCTGATGCCAGCCCCGGCTCGCTGAAAGTGGGCCGCATTTTATCGGTCTATCCGCTAGCTGAGGGCGTCCCGGCCGATACGGTGCGGCGGGCAACCTGGGCGGCCCTACCGGCACGCGAGCACCTCAGCGACCCGCTACCGGCAGCGCTGCGCCAGCAGCACGATCTGGTTGATCGCCCCACCGCGATCACCGACATTCACTTTCCAGCCGATGGCGATTGCTTGTCAGCCGCCAAGCGGCGATTGGTCTTTGACGAGTTCTTCTTTTTGCAACTGGGATTCCTGCAGCGCCGCCGGCAGCAGCGCCAGTCGCAACAAAGTGCCATCCTATCGCCGCGCGGCGAGCTGATCGAGCGCTTCCAGCAACTGCTGCCGTTTGCCCTGACCCAAGCCCAACAGCGCGCCATCAACGAAATTCTGGCGGATCTGCCCTCAGAGACGCCTATGAACCGCCTCGTGCAAGGGGACGTGGGCTCGGGCAAAACGGTTGTGGCCGTACACGCCATCCTGGCCGCCATTCAATCGGGCTATCAGGCAGCACTCATGGCCCCGACTGAAGTGCTGGCCGAGCAGCATTACCGCAAGCTGGTGGCATGGTTCAACCAGCTGCAGCTACCGGTGGAGCTGCTGACCGGCTCGACCAAAACTAACAAGCGCCGGACCGTGCGCGCCCAACTCGAGACGGGCGAGCTGCCCCTGCTGGTCGGAACGCACGCGCTGATCCAGGATGCCGTCAACTTTCAGCAGCTGGGGCTAGCCGTCATAGACGAGCAACACCGCTTTGGCGTCCAGCAGCGCGCGCGCTTGCTGAGCAAAGGGCGATCGCCGCATGTGCTGACCCTAACCGCCACGCCCATTCCGCGCACCCTGGCCCTAACGCTCCACGGCGATTTGGATGTCTCGCAGATCGACGAGCTGCCGCCCGGGCGCCAGCGGATTCAAACCACTGTGCTGGCGGGGAAAGAGCGGTCTCAGGCCTACGAGCTCATCCGGCGCGAAGCCGTCCAAAGCCGGCAAGCTTACATCGTGCTGCCGCTCGTGGAGGAATCCGACAAGCTCGACATTCGCGCTGCTACCCAGGAACACCAGCGCTTGCAGACCAAGGTGTTTCCCAACCTTCAGGTTGGCCTGCTCCACGGACGCATGACCGCTGCCGACAAGGATGCGGCGGTCGAGGCCTTCCGCCGCAACGAAACTCAAATCCTGGTCTCGACAACCGTGATCGAAGTGGGGGTTGATGTGCCTAACGCCACGGTCATGCTGATCGAAAACGCGGAACGGTTCGGGCTATCGCAGCTGCACCAACTGCGCGGTCGGGTAGGACGCGGTCAGGATCGCGGCTACTGCTTGCTGCTAGGGCACTCCCAATCGGATGCGGCGCAGCAGCGCCTCAAGGTGCTGGAGCAGTCCCAGGATGGCTTTTTCATTGCCGAGATGGACATGCGCTTTCGCGGGCCGGGCGAGGTTTTGGGCAGCCGCCAATCGGGCCTGCCCGACTTTGCCCTGGCCAACCTCACTGAAGACCAGCAGGTGCTGGAGCTTGCCCGCACGGTAGCCGAAACGCTGCTAGCCCAAGATGAGGCCCTCGAGCGCCATCCCGGCATCCGGCAAGAACTAGCAAACCGCTACCGGCAACTGATGGGGGGCAAGATTTTGACTTGAGGCAGACGCCCTGCCGACTCCAGTAGTGCCTGCACACCCATGCCCGTTGGTGCCGCGATCGCTTCCCTACCCGCAATGCAATCGCAGTGCTCTTATACCAGTCCTCGTAGCTTGTGCACTAGATTTTGATCTCCGAAATCCCCTCAATATGGGAGTCATGTTTTTTGGCAAGCGTGCATCCGCTGCTCAAATTGGTATTACATACGGGATGCCTACCGTTATCCCAATCCTCGTAGCCTGTGTACTAGACTGCGACCCCCGAAACTCCCTAGGTATGGGACTCATGCTTTTTGGTAAGCGTGCATCGGCTGCTCAATTTGGGATTACTAGCGACAAATCCTGCAACTGCGTCGAAACGTTCTTAATTGGCTGGGTCGCAAACGGACGGTTTAAATGCATGGTGGGCCTGGTGCTAGTAACCTTGCGCTCTCAGCTCGCCCGCAAGCTACAAAGCATGGGCTTGGTGCAGCTAGAAGGCGATCGCGCAGCACTACGCTGCCAGCTCTACCGCCAGTATTTCAGTGAGCGCCTGTAACGGAAGCGCTTACCACCGCAGCAGGTTAAAGCGCTCCATATCGGTGGTGTTGCGATTGCGATAGATCGCCAACACGATTGCCAGGCCCACCGCGGCTTCCGCAGCTGCCACCGTAATCACAAAAATGGCAAACACTTGCCCCTTAACGCCCACCGGATCCATGTAGGTGGAAAAGCCGACCAGGTTGAGATTGACCGCGTTGAGCAGCAGTTCGATCGACATCAGCACGCGCACCATATTGCGGCTCGTGACCACCCCAAAAATGCCGATGCAGAACAGGGCAGCTGCAATTAGCAGGTAGTACTCCAGTTGCAGTTCCATAACTCCTCGCGCGCTGCTAGCGCTCTGCCTCCTTGGCGCTCTTACTAGCGGGTAGCAGCTCGCGCGGACGCTCCCGCAATCGCCACACGGTCTGCTGCGTTTGCCCAGGGGGCAGCTCGCCCTCGGGAATGACATCGCGCCGGGCCAGCACGATCGCGCCCACCATGGCCATTAGCAGCAGGATCGAGGCCAGCTCAAACGGCAGCAGGTAGTCGCTAAAAAAGTGTTTGCCAATCTCGACAACCGGGTAAGGGATGGGCGCTACATTGGCTGGGGCCAGCGACCAGGGCGTGTCCACAACGACAGTTGCCAACAGCGCAAACAGGCCAGCACTCACTAGCCCGGCAACGCTACCGCGCCACCAACGCCGGCTGGTTGGTGGAAAGGCCTCGCGCCGGTTGACCAGCATGATGGCAAACAGGATCAAAACGTTGACAGCGCCAACGTAGATCAGGACTTGGGCAGCCGCCAGAAAGTCAGCATTGAGCAGCACGTAAAGGCCAGCAACGCTGGCAAAGACGCCGCCCAGCAAAAAGGCTGCATAGACGAGGTTGGGCACCAGCACCACGCCAAGGGCAGCTGCGATGGTGCCGGCCGTCAGCACAAAAAACGAAACCAGTCGGACACCTTGAGCTAAATCCACGGTCGTGCGCTCCTTTAAGCGTTATCGCGTGCTTGACCGTTGGCGGCTTCGGCCGGCTCTGCTTCAGCTTGTTCCTGTTGGATTTGCGCCAGAATCTCTTCGGCGCGCTGGCCGGCGCGCTGCGTCCCGGCCGGCATGTCGTGG contains these protein-coding regions:
- a CDS encoding DNA helicase RecG, whose translation is MAESQSPDWGQLQKALAVEAERGFIDTAGRRYRFSEFLCLQLGKPPAGLTGKWRRRWQQLATEFAHYPQKPIEQRQHLVAETRRLLQAVQQSQQQPAAPAASPSPRAASARATYTSHAIGLERPVDELPGIGAHRSRQLAQLGLSTVRDLLFYYPRDYVDYANQVNITDLVAGETVTVVGTVKSCQCFTSPRNRKLTVFKLRLRDATGQIELSRFLAGARFAHRGWQERQRRRYPRGTVVAASGLVKRGKYGLTLDAPEIEVLEGADASPGSLKVGRILSVYPLAEGVPADTVRRATWAALPAREHLSDPLPAALRQQHDLVDRPTAITDIHFPADGDCLSAAKRRLVFDEFFFLQLGFLQRRRQQRQSQQSAILSPRGELIERFQQLLPFALTQAQQRAINEILADLPSETPMNRLVQGDVGSGKTVVAVHAILAAIQSGYQAALMAPTEVLAEQHYRKLVAWFNQLQLPVELLTGSTKTNKRRTVRAQLETGELPLLVGTHALIQDAVNFQQLGLAVIDEQHRFGVQQRARLLSKGRSPHVLTLTATPIPRTLALTLHGDLDVSQIDELPPGRQRIQTTVLAGKERSQAYELIRREAVQSRQAYIVLPLVEESDKLDIRAATQEHQRLQTKVFPNLQVGLLHGRMTAADKDAAVEAFRRNETQILVSTTVIEVGVDVPNATVMLIENAERFGLSQLHQLRGRVGRGQDRGYCLLLGHSQSDAAQQRLKVLEQSQDGFFIAEMDMRFRGPGEVLGSRQSGLPDFALANLTEDQQVLELARTVAETLLAQDEALERHPGIRQELANRYRQLMGGKILT
- a CDS encoding NADH-quinone oxidoreductase subunit NuoK encodes the protein MELQLEYYLLIAAALFCIGIFGVVTSRNMVRVLMSIELLLNAVNLNLVGFSTYMDPVGVKGQVFAIFVITVAAAEAAVGLAIVLAIYRNRNTTDMERFNLLRW
- a CDS encoding NADH-quinone oxidoreductase subunit J, producing MDLAQGVRLVSFFVLTAGTIAAALGVVLVPNLVYAAFLLGGVFASVAGLYVLLNADFLAAAQVLIYVGAVNVLILFAIMLVNRREAFPPTSRRWWRGSVAGLVSAGLFALLATVVVDTPWSLAPANVAPIPYPVVEIGKHFFSDYLLPFELASILLLMAMVGAIVLARRDVIPEGELPPGQTQQTVWRLRERPRELLPASKSAKEAER